From the genome of Haloterrigena sp. KLK7, one region includes:
- a CDS encoding MATE family efflux transporter, translated as MTVRDHLEAIFESPDELDLTEGGIARPLIYLSIPLIITNLLQVTYNLADTFWLGQHSTTSLAAISFAFPMVFFLIALALGVSVAGSVLVAQHTGADEEERAEYAASQTIMYAIIASLALGAVGYVFAGDILTLFGAEADIEPLVTAYMEVYSVGLVAVFGFLVFLALMRGYGDTVTPMLVMFGSVVLNIVLDPFLIFGFEGNPLFGYLGLRGLEADLFAAIGYAGSGIEGAAIATVFSRALAFAVGLAIMFRGTHGVRIRLSQMKPDLGYARRLIEIGTPASIEGTARALSINLLLVIIAMFPETVVAAFGIGTRVFSVIFLPAIAFSQGIETMTGQNIGAGKRDRAERTNHFGAKVMLVTLTGLGAVVFLAAAPIVSIFTTDAAVVAEGATFLRFTSLTFGFMGVMRAYSGGFRGAGKTLIAAAISVLTLGVIRFPLAWLGAEFVGSSGVWAAFAVSTVIGGGIAYAWFNWGDWLDPAAVETSAAVGAETGGSPGDD; from the coding sequence GTGACGGTGCGCGACCACCTCGAGGCGATCTTCGAATCGCCCGACGAACTCGATCTGACCGAGGGTGGGATCGCGCGCCCGCTGATCTACCTCTCGATTCCGCTGATCATCACGAACCTGCTGCAGGTCACCTACAACCTCGCGGACACGTTCTGGCTCGGTCAGCACAGCACGACGTCACTGGCGGCGATCAGCTTCGCGTTCCCGATGGTCTTCTTCCTCATCGCGCTGGCGCTCGGCGTCTCGGTCGCCGGGAGCGTCCTCGTCGCCCAGCACACCGGGGCCGATGAGGAGGAACGGGCGGAGTACGCCGCCTCGCAGACGATCATGTACGCGATCATCGCGTCGCTCGCGCTCGGTGCCGTCGGCTACGTCTTCGCCGGAGACATCCTGACGCTGTTCGGAGCCGAGGCCGACATCGAGCCGCTGGTCACCGCCTACATGGAGGTCTACTCCGTCGGACTGGTGGCCGTCTTCGGCTTCCTGGTCTTCCTCGCGCTCATGCGGGGGTACGGCGACACCGTCACGCCGATGCTCGTCATGTTCGGCTCGGTCGTGCTCAACATCGTCCTCGATCCGTTCCTCATCTTCGGGTTCGAGGGCAACCCGCTGTTCGGCTACCTCGGACTGCGCGGCCTCGAGGCCGACCTGTTCGCCGCCATCGGCTACGCCGGGTCGGGGATCGAGGGCGCCGCGATCGCGACCGTCTTCTCGCGCGCGTTGGCGTTCGCCGTCGGCCTCGCGATCATGTTCCGCGGCACGCACGGCGTTCGGATCCGCCTCTCGCAGATGAAACCCGATCTCGGATACGCGCGCCGACTCATCGAGATCGGGACGCCGGCGTCGATCGAAGGGACCGCGCGAGCCCTTTCGATCAACCTGCTGCTGGTCATCATCGCGATGTTCCCCGAGACGGTCGTCGCCGCCTTCGGGATCGGTACCCGCGTGTTCTCGGTGATCTTCCTCCCCGCGATCGCCTTCTCGCAGGGGATCGAGACGATGACCGGCCAGAACATCGGCGCCGGTAAGCGAGACCGGGCCGAGCGGACGAACCACTTCGGCGCGAAGGTCATGCTGGTCACGCTCACCGGCCTCGGCGCGGTGGTGTTCCTGGCCGCCGCGCCGATCGTCTCGATCTTCACGACCGACGCCGCGGTCGTCGCCGAGGGCGCGACGTTCCTCCGGTTCACCTCGCTGACGTTCGGCTTCATGGGCGTGATGCGGGCCTACAGCGGCGGGTTCCGCGGCGCCGGCAAGACGCTCATCGCCGCGGCGATCTCCGTGCTCACCCTCGGCGTGATCCGCTTCCCGCTCGCGTGGCTCGGCGCCGAGTTCGTCGGCTCGAGCGGCGTCTGGGCCGCCTTCGCCGTCTCGACCGTGATCGGCGGCGGAATCGCCTACGCCTGGTTCAACTGGGGCGACTGGCTCGATCCCGCGGCGGTAGAGACCAGCGCCGCGGTCGGTGCCGAAACCGGCGGGAGCCCCGGCGACGACTGA
- a CDS encoding DUF447 domain-containing protein: MTGDEPRADALETTPENAEPVEWPVSLSGVTEAVVATLGPNGLWNLAALGLFAPDRDGGSERDNAGSDDNLVTARTWGATRTRGNFRRRGEGYVLFVDDPVLFADAALSIVEREEPVPDAANAWARVAVESLETGTDEGTEWERWALWPLEAGVEAETVPTIDRGFGAVVETTVAASRLDVDGYDEAELRQRLEYFASVVDRAGGPREREALERVREHSSW, from the coding sequence ATGACCGGCGACGAGCCGCGGGCCGACGCGCTCGAGACGACCCCCGAGAACGCCGAACCCGTCGAGTGGCCCGTCTCGCTGTCGGGGGTCACCGAGGCCGTCGTCGCCACGCTGGGTCCGAACGGGCTGTGGAACCTCGCCGCGCTCGGTCTGTTCGCGCCGGATCGGGACGGCGGATCGGAAAGGGACAACGCGGGCAGTGACGACAATCTCGTCACCGCGCGCACGTGGGGCGCTACCCGCACCCGCGGGAACTTCCGTCGGCGGGGCGAGGGCTACGTCCTGTTCGTCGACGACCCCGTCCTCTTCGCCGACGCCGCGCTCTCGATCGTCGAGCGCGAGGAACCGGTGCCGGACGCCGCGAACGCGTGGGCCCGTGTCGCCGTCGAGTCCCTCGAGACGGGTACCGACGAGGGAACCGAGTGGGAGCGGTGGGCCCTGTGGCCGCTCGAGGCCGGGGTCGAGGCCGAAACGGTGCCGACGATCGACCGCGGGTTCGGCGCCGTCGTCGAGACCACCGTCGCCGCCTCGCGGCTGGACGTCGACGGCTACGACGAGGCCGAACTCCGTCAGCGCCTCGAGTACTTCGCCTCGGTCGTCGACCGCGCCGGCGGCCCGCGCGAGCGCGAGGCGCTCGAGCGCGTGCGCGAACACTCCTCGTGGTAA
- the ligA gene encoding ATP-dependent DNA ligase LigA: MEFATFADRAAAIEAEPADLEIIAHVSDLLADADGDSEERRSADSAVEPQNLEIVARFVQGRVVPAWDSTTLDIGPTTCYEAIARAAGTNVGSDDVEERLAEVGEIGEVAAGYEFGGQQGLGAFTGGGSGDEVGTGGAGDGDLTVSEVHETLTELAAAEGSGSQDRKIDLLFGLFNRCSSEEARYLARLVLSEMRIGVGEGTVRDAIAEAFDVPVERVERALQVSNDYGQVARVARDEGREGLDAMELEVGRPVQAMLAQAGTVTDALEEWEEAAVEWKYDGARVQLHHRIDDDGTAETRVFSRNMEEVTDALPEVVEFADGALEESAILDGEVVAIDENDDPLPFQEVLKRFRRKHDVAKAREDVTVRPVFFDCLHVDGEDLLEEPLTARHERLRGVLAEADEDPDALEDATVDDEADIEGLSLLWTTDDPDEIEAIDAAALEAGHEGIMLKDPDSAYSPGRRGKHWRKRKPDVETLDCVVTGAEWGEGRRATFLGTFELSVRAGDDLETVGKVATGITDEKLEELTELLEPHIAAEDGQEVDLEPEVVFEVGYEEIQTSPTYSSGYALRFPRFLGVRSDKDPDDADSLERVERLRA, translated from the coding sequence ATGGAGTTCGCTACGTTCGCCGACCGCGCCGCCGCGATCGAAGCCGAGCCGGCCGACCTCGAGATTATCGCCCACGTCAGCGACCTCCTCGCCGATGCGGACGGCGATAGCGAGGAACGACGTTCCGCTGACTCTGCGGTGGAACCGCAGAATCTCGAGATCGTCGCCCGGTTCGTCCAGGGACGCGTCGTCCCGGCCTGGGACTCGACGACGCTGGACATCGGGCCGACGACGTGCTACGAGGCGATCGCCCGCGCGGCGGGGACGAACGTGGGAAGCGACGACGTCGAGGAGCGACTGGCCGAGGTCGGCGAGATCGGCGAGGTGGCCGCGGGCTACGAGTTCGGCGGTCAGCAGGGACTCGGCGCGTTCACGGGCGGCGGTAGCGGAGACGAGGTCGGTACCGGCGGCGCCGGCGATGGCGACCTCACCGTCAGCGAGGTCCACGAGACGCTCACGGAGCTGGCCGCCGCGGAGGGATCGGGGAGTCAGGACCGCAAGATCGACCTCCTCTTCGGCCTCTTCAACCGCTGCTCGAGCGAGGAGGCCCGCTACCTCGCTCGCCTCGTCCTCTCGGAGATGCGGATCGGCGTCGGCGAGGGCACCGTCCGGGACGCGATCGCCGAGGCGTTCGACGTCCCCGTCGAGCGCGTCGAGCGCGCTCTGCAGGTCTCGAACGACTACGGGCAGGTCGCCCGGGTCGCCCGAGACGAGGGTCGCGAGGGCCTCGACGCGATGGAACTCGAGGTCGGCCGCCCCGTGCAGGCGATGCTCGCCCAGGCGGGGACGGTGACCGACGCGCTCGAGGAGTGGGAGGAAGCCGCCGTGGAGTGGAAGTACGACGGGGCTCGCGTACAGTTGCACCATCGGATCGACGACGACGGAACCGCCGAGACCCGCGTCTTCTCGCGGAACATGGAGGAAGTCACGGACGCGCTCCCCGAGGTCGTCGAGTTCGCCGACGGGGCCCTCGAGGAGTCCGCGATTCTGGACGGCGAGGTCGTCGCGATCGACGAGAACGACGACCCGCTCCCGTTCCAGGAGGTGCTCAAGCGCTTCCGGCGGAAACACGACGTCGCGAAGGCCCGCGAGGACGTGACGGTTCGGCCGGTCTTCTTCGACTGCCTGCACGTCGACGGCGAGGACTTGCTCGAGGAGCCGCTGACGGCGCGCCACGAGCGGTTGCGAGGGGTGCTGGCCGAGGCCGACGAGGATCCGGACGCCCTCGAAGACGCGACCGTCGACGACGAGGCCGATATCGAGGGGCTCTCGCTGCTCTGGACGACCGACGACCCCGACGAGATCGAGGCGATCGACGCCGCGGCCCTCGAGGCGGGCCACGAGGGGATCATGCTCAAGGATCCCGACTCGGCGTACTCGCCCGGCCGGCGGGGCAAGCACTGGCGCAAGCGCAAACCCGACGTGGAGACGCTGGACTGCGTGGTGACCGGCGCGGAGTGGGGCGAGGGACGACGCGCGACCTTCCTCGGCACGTTCGAACTCTCCGTGCGCGCGGGCGACGACTTAGAGACCGTCGGGAAGGTCGCGACGGGCATCACCGACGAGAAGCTCGAAGAACTCACCGAGCTGCTCGAGCCCCACATCGCCGCCGAGGACGGACAGGAAGTCGATCTCGAACCCGAAGTCGTCTTCGAGGTCGGCTACGAGGAGATCCAGACCTCGCCGACCTACTCGTCTGGCTACGCGCTGCGGTTCCCGCGGTTCCTGGGGGTTCGGTCCGACAAGGATCCCGACGACGCCGACTCGCTCGAGCGCGTCGAACGACTGCGGGCGTAG
- a CDS encoding 30S ribosomal protein S17e — protein MAIKPAYVKKTGTILLERYPDAFTTDFEQNKESVAKLTNVESKGVRNRIAGYVTRKKSSQASAA, from the coding sequence ATGGCAATCAAACCGGCCTACGTCAAGAAGACCGGGACCATCCTGCTGGAGCGGTACCCGGACGCGTTCACGACCGACTTCGAACAGAACAAGGAGAGCGTCGCAAAGCTCACGAACGTCGAATCCAAGGGCGTTCGCAACCGCATCGCGGGCTACGTCACCCGCAAGAAGAGCTCGCAGGCGTCCGCAGCGTAA
- the cofD gene encoding 2-phospho-L-lactate transferase, giving the protein MVTFLSGGTGTPKLLDGAAAAFSPEETTVVANTGDDIEIGGLFVSPDVDTLLFQGGGVLDRETWWGIDGDTHRTNDALSDIASAAGLPDGPQYLPDDRQTEGRELADWRRFSGVAEFMTIGDRDRAVHITRTSLLDEGLTLSEATARLADAFGLTIDVLPMSDDPVASLVHTDEGMMHFQEYWVARRGEPTVETVEFRGSSKAEPAPGVIDALEDTVVIGPSNPVTSIGPMLTLPDVADALSQSTVVAVSPFLGDDAFSGPAGDLMSAVNADPSTEGLATAYPFADAFVVDEDDDAEFDRPTLRTDIKIDSPEDAARVARTVEEAIDIVD; this is encoded by the coding sequence ATGGTAACTTTCCTCTCCGGAGGCACCGGAACGCCGAAGCTGTTAGACGGTGCCGCCGCCGCGTTCTCGCCGGAGGAGACCACCGTCGTCGCCAACACGGGCGACGACATCGAGATCGGCGGGCTGTTCGTCTCGCCGGACGTCGATACGCTGCTGTTTCAGGGCGGCGGGGTGCTCGACCGCGAGACGTGGTGGGGAATCGACGGCGACACGCACCGCACCAACGACGCGCTCTCGGACATCGCGTCGGCCGCGGGGCTGCCCGACGGCCCGCAGTACCTCCCTGACGACAGACAGACCGAGGGGCGCGAACTCGCCGACTGGCGGCGCTTCTCGGGCGTCGCCGAGTTCATGACGATCGGCGACCGCGACCGGGCCGTCCACATCACGCGGACGAGCCTGCTGGACGAGGGGCTGACGTTGAGCGAGGCGACCGCGCGACTCGCCGACGCGTTCGGACTGACGATCGACGTCCTCCCGATGAGCGACGATCCCGTCGCGAGTCTCGTCCACACCGACGAGGGGATGATGCACTTCCAGGAGTACTGGGTCGCTCGGCGCGGCGAACCGACCGTCGAGACCGTCGAGTTCCGGGGGTCGTCGAAGGCCGAACCCGCGCCGGGCGTCATCGACGCCCTCGAGGACACCGTCGTCATCGGCCCGTCGAATCCGGTGACGAGCATCGGACCGATGCTCACGCTGCCGGACGTCGCCGACGCGCTCAGTCAGTCGACGGTCGTCGCGGTCTCGCCGTTCCTCGGCGACGACGCCTTCTCGGGACCTGCGGGCGACCTCATGTCGGCGGTCAACGCCGACCCCAGTACCGAGGGGCTCGCGACGGCCTATCCGTTCGCCGACGCCTTCGTCGTCGACGAGGACGACGACGCCGAGTTCGACCGCCCGACGCTCCGGACCGATATCAAAATTGACTCGCCCGAGGACGCCGCGCGGGTCGCCCGGACGGTCGAGGAAGCGATCGATATCGTCGACTGA
- a CDS encoding TetR/AcrR family transcriptional regulator, producing the protein MTDTTETTDELMEATYAALCKHGYASLRMQDIADESSKSKATLHYHYESKQDLLYALLDHLTDSFADRIETLEGETPAAQLLALIDAYLEPAADDSAAEFWTALLEIKAQGPYDERFRAELADFDRMLHGRVRSLLEEGRDEGVFRADVDPDEIAEFLVTALNGAQTRHVAVDHPLERTQRTLETYVRRELLADDADETEGRFE; encoded by the coding sequence ATGACTGATACAACTGAGACTACCGACGAACTCATGGAGGCGACCTACGCCGCGCTCTGCAAGCACGGCTACGCGTCGCTCCGAATGCAAGACATCGCCGACGAATCGTCCAAGAGCAAAGCCACGCTGCACTACCACTACGAGAGCAAGCAGGACCTCCTCTACGCGCTGCTGGACCATCTCACCGACTCCTTCGCCGACCGAATCGAGACCCTCGAGGGCGAGACGCCGGCCGCGCAGTTACTGGCGCTCATCGACGCCTACCTCGAGCCCGCCGCGGACGACTCGGCGGCCGAGTTCTGGACCGCACTGCTCGAGATCAAAGCGCAGGGCCCGTACGACGAGCGGTTCCGGGCCGAACTCGCCGATTTCGACCGGATGCTTCACGGCCGGGTCCGATCGCTGCTCGAGGAGGGGAGAGACGAGGGCGTCTTCCGGGCGGACGTCGATCCCGACGAGATCGCGGAGTTCCTCGTCACCGCGTTGAACGGCGCCCAGACGCGCCACGTGGCCGTCGATCACCCGCTCGAACGGACCCAACGCACGCTCGAGACCTACGTTCGACGCGAACTGCTCGCGGACGACGCCGACGAGACGGAGGGACGGTTCGAGTGA
- a CDS encoding triphosphoribosyl-dephospho-CoA synthase: MRTPAANAQLALLLEVAGTPKPGNVDRRRDLEDLRFEHFLAGAVGARDGLEMAANGGAVGASFERAVAGMATQRGGNTQFGSLLLLVPLVRAAREDCAQPVVEAVCEDTTVADAAGFYRAFDHVDVFVDDPPADMEPLDVRRGSDAVPVLEEQGLTLLDVMSRSVPGDDVAREWVEGFERSFGAAERLAAADGPVGERTAEVFLSLLAERPDTLVASRSGEAVAREVTDRAAELVERDALETDPEAVEAFAADLVARGVNPGTTADIAAAGLFVALEHEAIEV, from the coding sequence ATGCGAACGCCGGCCGCAAACGCACAACTGGCACTCCTCCTCGAGGTCGCGGGCACGCCCAAGCCGGGCAACGTCGACCGACGCCGCGACCTCGAGGACCTGCGATTCGAACACTTCCTCGCGGGGGCCGTGGGCGCCCGCGACGGCCTCGAGATGGCGGCGAACGGCGGTGCGGTCGGAGCGTCCTTCGAACGCGCCGTCGCGGGCATGGCGACCCAGCGCGGCGGCAACACCCAGTTCGGCTCGCTGCTGTTGCTCGTGCCGCTCGTCCGCGCGGCCCGCGAGGACTGCGCCCAACCCGTCGTCGAGGCCGTCTGCGAGGACACAACCGTCGCCGACGCGGCGGGCTTCTACCGGGCGTTCGACCACGTCGACGTCTTCGTCGACGACCCGCCCGCGGACATGGAGCCGCTGGACGTCCGCCGCGGGAGCGACGCCGTCCCGGTCCTCGAGGAGCAGGGTCTGACGCTGCTGGACGTCATGAGCCGCAGCGTCCCGGGCGACGACGTCGCGCGCGAGTGGGTCGAGGGGTTCGAGCGCTCCTTCGGGGCCGCCGAGCGACTCGCCGCGGCCGACGGCCCGGTGGGCGAGCGCACCGCCGAAGTCTTTCTCTCCCTGCTCGCCGAGCGTCCCGACACGCTCGTCGCGTCCCGCAGCGGCGAGGCCGTCGCGCGGGAGGTCACCGACCGCGCGGCCGAGCTGGTCGAGCGCGACGCCCTCGAGACCGACCCCGAGGCCGTCGAGGCCTTCGCCGCGGACCTCGTCGCCCGCGGCGTCAACCCGGGGACGACCGCCGACATCGCGGCCGCGGGGCTGTTCGTCGCCCTCGAGCACGAGGCGATCGAGGTATGA
- a CDS encoding tRNA-dihydrouridine synthase, producing MFTPPLALASLSGEADARWARAGADYAGAAFLGGIAIDGESRAAARELVERDRTEFLPDDPLAFIDRQLAALEDVPVQSAFNVRSATPEPIPDAARVCRDRDAFLEINAHCRQDELCAVGCGETLLRDRERLCDYVERAADTGVTVGVKVRAEVPDVDLPALAAALEGAGADFVHVDAMDTESIVRDVAEATDLFLIANNGVRDDATVREYVDYGADAVSVGRPSDNPIVLERVREAVDRRLALEEPRSR from the coding sequence ATGTTCACGCCGCCGCTCGCCCTGGCCAGCCTCAGCGGGGAAGCCGACGCCCGGTGGGCTCGAGCGGGCGCCGACTACGCGGGCGCCGCATTTCTCGGCGGCATCGCCATCGACGGCGAGTCGCGCGCGGCGGCGCGGGAACTCGTCGAACGTGATCGAACCGAGTTCCTCCCCGACGATCCGCTCGCCTTCATCGACCGGCAACTCGCCGCCCTCGAGGACGTTCCCGTCCAGTCCGCGTTCAACGTCCGGAGCGCGACACCCGAGCCGATTCCCGACGCTGCCCGCGTCTGCCGGGACCGAGACGCGTTCCTCGAGATCAACGCTCACTGCCGACAGGACGAGCTCTGTGCGGTCGGCTGCGGTGAAACGCTCCTGCGGGACCGCGAGCGATTGTGCGACTACGTCGAACGGGCCGCCGACACCGGCGTCACCGTCGGGGTGAAGGTCCGTGCGGAGGTCCCCGACGTCGACCTCCCCGCGCTCGCGGCCGCGCTCGAGGGCGCGGGTGCCGACTTCGTCCACGTCGACGCGATGGACACCGAGTCGATCGTCCGCGACGTCGCCGAGGCCACCGACCTGTTCCTCATCGCCAACAACGGCGTCCGCGACGACGCGACCGTCCGCGAGTACGTCGACTACGGCGCCGACGCGGTCAGCGTCGGTCGGCCCAGCGACAACCCGATCGTCCTCGAGCGCGTCCGCGAGGCCGTCGATCGACGCCTCGCGCTCGAGGAGCCGCGGTCGCGATAG
- a CDS encoding MFS transporter, whose product MSRTRLFASLCGLVFLLNLARIVFAPLLDVFVAEFAIGEATAGLIVTLVWVGSASPRLPAGWLLTRVSRHHVVLGSGTILVVASGLAANATTVRHLLVGAFLMGIASGVYFVAANPLLSELFPDRVGRVMGVHGAAAQIGAVAAAPFVALTLIVDWRLSLWAIAAGAVLVTAATWVAARETEMPTAGDADREFVAGALSEWPLIVTALAIVGAASFVWQGLFNFYELYMQSKGLSDRASGTLLTIVFAAGVPAFFFSGDLADRFPHVPYLLGIVGTFAATLLLLTTVEGFLALAVLSGVVGVVIHALFPATDAYLLDTLPDSTRGSAYAVFSSAWMLTQALGSSALGLVLERGYTYDGVFAGAALLLGVTAVALLGLERTGRLPS is encoded by the coding sequence GTGTCCCGCACTCGTCTCTTTGCCTCCCTCTGTGGACTCGTCTTTCTGCTCAATCTCGCGAGAATCGTCTTCGCCCCGCTGCTGGACGTGTTCGTCGCCGAGTTCGCGATCGGCGAGGCGACGGCCGGCCTCATCGTGACGCTCGTGTGGGTCGGGAGCGCGTCCCCGCGACTGCCCGCTGGATGGCTGCTCACGAGAGTCTCGAGGCATCACGTCGTGCTCGGCTCGGGAACGATCCTGGTGGTCGCCTCGGGGCTCGCCGCGAACGCGACGACCGTCCGCCACCTGCTGGTCGGCGCGTTCCTCATGGGCATCGCCTCCGGCGTCTACTTCGTCGCGGCGAACCCGCTGTTGAGCGAACTGTTTCCGGACCGCGTCGGCCGCGTGATGGGTGTTCACGGCGCCGCCGCCCAGATCGGTGCGGTGGCCGCTGCCCCGTTCGTCGCGCTCACATTGATCGTCGACTGGCGGCTCTCGCTGTGGGCGATCGCCGCCGGTGCCGTGCTGGTAACGGCCGCCACCTGGGTCGCCGCGAGGGAGACCGAGATGCCGACGGCGGGCGATGCCGACCGCGAGTTCGTCGCCGGCGCGCTCTCGGAGTGGCCGCTCATCGTCACGGCGCTGGCGATCGTCGGCGCGGCCTCGTTCGTCTGGCAGGGGCTGTTCAACTTCTACGAACTGTACATGCAGTCGAAGGGGCTCTCCGACCGCGCGTCGGGAACGCTGCTCACGATCGTCTTCGCCGCCGGCGTCCCCGCGTTCTTCTTCAGCGGCGATCTGGCGGACCGGTTTCCCCACGTCCCGTACCTGCTCGGCATCGTCGGGACGTTCGCCGCGACGCTGCTCCTGTTGACGACGGTCGAGGGCTTCCTCGCGCTGGCCGTCCTCAGCGGGGTCGTCGGGGTCGTCATCCACGCGCTGTTTCCGGCCACCGACGCGTACCTCCTCGACACGCTCCCGGACTCGACGCGGGGCAGCGCCTACGCCGTGTTCAGTTCCGCCTGGATGCTGACACAGGCGCTGGGCTCGTCCGCCCTGGGTCTGGTCCTCGAGCGGGGCTACACCTACGACGGCGTGTTCGCCGGCGCCGCGCTCCTCCTCGGGGTCACGGCCGTCGCTCTCCTCGGTCTCGAGCGGACCGGACGGCTCCCGAGCTGA